Proteins co-encoded in one Chitinophagales bacterium genomic window:
- the hscB gene encoding Fe-S protein assembly co-chaperone HscB codes for MNYFEFYQLPIAFKIDAKKLKRKFYEYSRKYHPDFFVQASASEQEDVLEKATINNKAFKTLSNLNSRIKYVLECKGIIEEGEKYQLPPMFLMEMMEVNEALMDLQFEADAANLKQITQQVNRIEADLFESVSYIIENYKDGVSDESDLKKVKDFYFKKRYLLRIRESLNKFAAD; via the coding sequence ATGAATTACTTTGAATTCTATCAGTTACCCATTGCCTTCAAAATTGATGCGAAAAAGCTAAAGCGCAAGTTTTACGAATACAGCCGAAAATACCATCCCGATTTTTTTGTGCAAGCATCTGCTTCTGAACAGGAAGATGTATTGGAAAAGGCTACTATCAACAACAAAGCCTTCAAAACACTTTCTAACTTAAATAGCCGCATTAAGTATGTGCTGGAATGTAAGGGGATAATAGAAGAGGGTGAAAAGTACCAATTGCCTCCAATGTTTTTGATGGAAATGATGGAGGTCAATGAAGCTTTGATGGATCTTCAATTTGAAGCAGATGCCGCCAATTTGAAGCAAATCACCCAACAAGTAAATCGCATTGAAGCAGACTTATTTGAAAGTGTATCATACATCATTGAAAACTACAAAGATGGAGTGTCGGATGAGAGCGATTTAAAAAAAGTGAAAGATTTTTATTTTAAAAAGCGTTATTTGTTGCGTATTCGAGAATCTTTGAATAAATTTGCAGCCGATTGA